A region of the Micromonospora sediminicola genome:
GCTGCGCGCCCGCCGGCGGCGGCAACCACCGGTGCGGCGGGTGGACCGCCGCGCCGGGCGCCCGGTTCAGCGCGACCATCCGGGTACGCGTCGCCGCGGACGCCTGGCGGGCCATGCCGCTGAGCGGCGTGGTCCAGGTGACCGCCGTCGCGCCCGGTGCCACCGGGGCGGCGTACGACGACGAGGGCTTCGCGGTGCTGTTCCCGCCCGGGCCCCCGGTGCCGGGCATCTCGCTGCGGGCCGACGAGGTGCTCTTCGACATCAGTGGCGCGCCGAGCACGCTGACCGTCCGGCTCGGCAACACCGGCGAGGTGGACGCCACCGGCCGGGTGGAGGTGCTGCTGCCGGCCGGGGTGACCGTCGGGGCCGGCGACACCGGCTGCGCCGCGCTGGCGCCGGACCGGGCGCGGTGCGAGCTGGGCAGCCTGCCCTCGGGCCGGACCGCCACGCTGCGGCTGCCGGTGACCGCCTCGCCGGAGGCGCAGCGGATGGCGCCGCTCGCCGGCGCGGTGATCGGCCGGCTGGACCCGCGCAGCGGGCGGGACCGGCAGGTGCAGATGAGCTTCCGGATCAGCGCGGCGGCGGCGCAGGCCACGCCGGCGGCCGGCGCGCCCACCCCCACCGGGTCGCAGGGCGTGCTGGCCGCGGAGAGCCGGGCCGACGACGACGAGTCGTCGGTGCAGCGCACCGCGATCGCCCTGATCACCGTGTCCGGGTTGCTGGTCGTGCTGGCGCTGGCCCTGGCCACGCGCTCGCTGCGCCGTCGCAGCGAGATCGGCGCGCCGGACCCGGCCGGGCCGTCGACCGCGGAGCGGTGAGACGAATCCGGCGGTGATCTGAATTACGGCCGCCGGTACTAAACGCTGCAAAGCGGGGCATACACCGGCCCGTTCGGGTCCCACACGTCGGACCTCCACCAAGGGGGCCCTAACCGGGCGACGTAGGCTCTGACGTGAGAAACGGAGCGGGCCGCGCCGGTGAGGGCGACGGCGCTCAGCGAAGCGAGGTGCGGGCGTGACCAAGCAGATCCGTCAACTGGACCGGGTGGTCATCCGGTTCGCCGGCGACTCCGGCGACGGCATGCAGCTCACCGGCGACCGGTTCACCTCGGAGACGGCGCAGCTGGGCAACGACATCTCCACGTTGCCCAACTTCCCGGCCGAGATCCGCGCTCCCGCCGGCACGCTGCCGGGTGTGTCGAGCTTCCAGGTGCACTTCGCCGACTACGACATCCTGACGCCGGGCGACGCGCCGAACGTGCTGGTGGCGATGAACCCGGCCGCGTTGAAGGCGAACCTGGCCGACCTGCCGCGCGGGGCGGACATCATCGTCAACACCGACGAGTTCACCCGGCGCAACCTGGCCAAGGTCGGCTACGCGACCAGCCCGTTGGACGACGACTCGCTCGCCGGCTACGCGGTGCACCCGGTCGCGCTCACCTCGATGACGATCGGCGCGCTGGCCGCACACGACGTGTCCAAGAAGGACGCCGAGCGGGCCAAGAACATGTTCGCGCTCGGGCTGCTGAGCTGGATGTACTCCCGCCCGTACGAGTCGACGCTGCGGTTCCTGGAGCGCAAGTTCGCGGCCCGCCCCGAGCTGGTGGCGGCGAACGTGGCCGCGTTCCGGGCCGGCTGGAACTTCGGCGAGACCACCGAGGACTTCTCGGTCCGGTACGAGGTCAAGCCGGCGAAGATGCTGCCGGGCACCTACCGCAACATCACCGGCAACGCGGCGCTGTCGCTGGGCCTGGTGGCCGCCGGGGTGCGTTCCGGGCTGCCGGTGTTCCTCGGCGCCTACCCGATCACCCCGGCCTCGGACATCCTGCACGAGCTGAGCAAGCACAAGAAGTTCGGCGTGGTCACCATGCAGGCCGAGGACGAGATCGCCGCGGTCGGCGCGGCGCTCGGCGCGTCGTACGGCGGCGCGCTCGGCATCACCACCACGAGTGGTCCGGGCGTGGCGCTGAAGAGCGAGACGATCTCCCTGGCGGTGGCGCTGGAGCTGCCGCTGGTCATCGTCGACGTGCAGCGGGCCGGGCCGTCCACCGGCATGCCCACCAAGACCGAGCAGGCCGACCTGAACATGGCCCTGTACGGCCGGCACGGTGAGGCCCCGGTCGCGGTGGTCGCGCCGAAGTCGCCGTCGGACTGCTTCCACGCGGCGTTGGAGGCGGCCCGGATCGCGCTCACCTACCGCACGCCGGTGATCCTGCTCTCCGACAACTACGTGGCCAACGGCTCCGAGCCGTGGCTGCTGCCGGACGTGGAGTCCCTGCCCGACCTGCGGGTCGAGTTCGCCACCGAGCCCAACGGCGAGGACGGCACCAGCTTCCTGCCCTACCTGCGGGACCCGCAGACGCTGGCCCGCCCGTGGGCGGTGCCCGGCACCCCGGGCCTGGAGCACCGGATCGGCGGCCTGGAGAAGGCCGACAAGACCGGCGACATCTCGTACGACCCGGCCAACCACGACTTCATGGTGCGGACCCGGGCGGCGCGGATCGAGACCATCCCGGTGCCCGACGTCGAGGTGGAGGACCCGGACGGCGACGCCCGGGTGCTGGTGCTGGGTTGGGGCTCGACGTACGGGCCGATCGGCGCCGCCTGCCGGGGCCTGCGCCAGCGCGGGCTGTCGGTGGCCCAGGCGCACCTGCGCCACCTGGCCCCGATGCCGGCCAACCTCGGCGAGGTGCTGCGCTCCTACGACCGGGTGGTCGTCCCCGAGATGAACCTCGGCCAGCTCGCCCACGTGATCCGGGCGAAGTACCTGGTCGACGCGATCGGCTACAACCAGGTCCGCGGCCTGCCGTTCACCGCCGCGGAGCTGGAGACGATGCTGGAAGAGGTCCTGAAGAATGTCTGAGCCCGTCGCCCTGAAGCTCACCGCCAAGGACTTCAAGTCCGACCAGGAGGTGCGCTGGTGCCCCGGTTGCGGCGACTACGCCATCCTGGCCGCCGTGCAGGGCTTCATGCCGGAGCTGAACATCGCCCGGGAGAACACCGTCTTCGTCTCGGGCATCGGCTGCTCGTCACGCTTCCCGTACTACATGAACACGTACGGGATGCACTCGATCCACGGCCGCGCCCCGGCGATCGCCACCGGCCTGTCGGTGTCCCGGCCGGACCTGTCGGTCTGGGTGGTCACCGGTGACGGCGACGCGCTCTCCATCGGCGGCAACCACCTGATCCACGCGCTGCGCCGCAACGTGAACTTCAAGATCCTGCTGTTCAACAACCGGATCTACGGCCTCACCAAGGGTCAGTACTCGCCCACCTCCGAGGTCGGCAAGGTCACCAAGTCGACCCCGGTCGGGTCGGCGGACGCCCCGTTCAACCCGTTGTCGCTGGCGTTGGGCGCCGAGGCCACGTTCGTGGCCCGGACCATCGACTCGGACCGCAAGCACCTCCAGTCGGTGCTGCGGGCGGCGGCGGAGCACCAGGGCTCGGCGTTCGTGGAGATCTACCAGAACTGCAACATCTTCAACGACGGCGCGTTCGACCCGCTCAAGGAGCCGGCCACCCGGGACGACTTCCTGATCCGGCTGGAGCACGGGCAGCCGATCACGTTCGGCAAGGACGGCCAGTTCTGCGTCGTCCACCCGCCGGGCGGCTTCGGGCTGGAGGTCCGGGAGACCTCGGCCACCCCGGCCGAGGAGATCGTCGTGCACGACGCCACGGTCGCCGACCCGGCGTACGCGTTCGCGCTGTCCCGCCTGCCCGGGCTCGACCTGCGCAACACCCCGATCGGGGTGTTCCGGTCGGTCGGCCGCCCGTCCTACGACAGCGTGGTGCAGGAGCAGGTCGCCGCGGCGCGGGCCGCTGTCGACCAGACCCCGGAGCAGCAGCTCTCCGCGCTGCTCGGCAGCGGCGACACCTGGACCATCCTCTGACCGGTCACTGACCCGCCGACGCGAAGGGCGGGCCGTTCCCCCGCGGAACGGCCCGCCCTTCGGCGTGGAGGCACCCGGTCAGGCCGCCGCCGCGGCGGGCACCCACAGCTCGTCGACCGCCCGCTCGGCGGACGCCAGGCTCTGCTCGTGCAGCGGGATCAGCTCGGCCATCGCCGGGTTGACCGGGGCCAGGGTCAGCTCGGCGCAGATGAACCGCGGCTCCAGGCCGGTCATCGAGATGCCGTGCGGAAGCCACGGCGCGGCGTGGTCCCAGCCCTCCTTCGGGGTGCCCGCGCCGTAGCCGCCGCCCCGGCTGACCAGGACCACGAACTCGCGACCGCCGAGCAGCCCGGCCCCGGTCGCCGGGTCGTACGCGATGCCGGGGGCGATCAGGTGGTCGACCCAGGACTTCACCACGCTCGGTGCGCCGTAGTTGTAGAGCGGCAGCCCCAGCAGGATCGTGTCGGCCCGGGTCACCTCCCCCACCAGTTCCTCGGTCAGCTGCCAGGAGGCGCGCTGCTCGGGCGTGTGCTGGTCCGGCGGCACCATCCGGGCGAGACCGCCGGCGGCGTCCAGGTGCGGCACCGGGCTCTGCCCGAGGTCCCGGTAGGTCACCGTGCCGCCGGGGTGGGCGGCGCGCCAGGCGGCCGCCGCGCGGGCGGTGAGGCGCCGGCTGACCGACCGCTCGCCGGTGATGCTCGAGTCGATGTGCAACAGGTGTGCCATTGGTTGTTCCTCCTCCATCGATCGTTCGTGTAGGACCAACTATTTATAGCAGGGCGATGTTCCGCGGGCCGCGTAAACTGGGTCACATGTCCGCCGTGCCCGCCCAGGAGTCGGAGCGCCGTTCCGGGCCGCTGCTGCAGCACCTGGCCCGCCGGATGCGGCTGCGCTCCGAGTCGGTGCTGGCGCCGCTGGGTCTGCGCCCCCGGCACCTGGTCGCGCTCACCGTGCTGCGCGACTCGGGCGGGATCAGCCAGCAGGGGTTGGCCGCCACGCTCCAGATCGACGGCACGAACGTGGTCGGGCTGCTCAACGACCTGGAGGCGGACGACCTGGTCGAACGGCGCCGCTCCCCGGAGGACCGCCGCCGGCACGTGGTCAGCCTGACCGAGGTGGGCACGACACGACTCCGCGAGGCGGAGTGCGCGCTCGCCGGCGCGGAGGAGGAGGTGCTCGGCGCGCTGGAGCCGGGCGAGCGGGACCTGCTCTACGAGCTGCTGCGGCGGGCGAGCCAGGGCCGGTCGTCGTCCTGCGCCGAGGTGGTCTCGGCGGACGGCCCGGACGCCTGCTGACCGCCGCCGGTGACCCGGCCCGGCGGCCGGCTCAGACGGTGGTGGTGGCCTGCGGCCGGTCGTCGCGGACGTGGACCAGCATGTCGCCGGTCTCGATCACCGCGCCCGCGCGGTCGTTCAGCGTGACCACCTTGCCCCGGCGGACCAGCGCGATGACCAGCGACTCCAGTTCACGCGGCGACCGGCCCACCTCGCTGCGCTCGGCCGACCGCATCGCCAGCGCCATGCCCTGGCCGGGGGTGAGCAGGTCCTCCACCACGTCGATCAGCGGCGGGGCCGAGGTGGAGAGGCCGAGCAGCCGGCCGGCGGTGGCCGACGAGACGATCACGTGGTGCGCGCCGCTCTGCTTGAGCAGGGGCGCGTTCTCCGCCTCCCGGACCGCCGCGATGATCCGTACCTGACCGGCGGTCAGTTGCCGGACGGTCAGCGCCACCAGCACCGAGGCGTCGTCGCTGTCGGTCGCGATGATGACCGACTTGGCGGTGCGGACGTGCGCCTCCTCCAGCACCGACGAGCGGGTCGCCGAACCCTCGATCGTCACCAGCCCGTTCGAGGTGGCCTGCCGCAGGGCCGGGCCGCTCCGCTCGACCACCACGATCTTGGACTTGTCCGCCCCGTTCTCCAGCAGCGCGGAGACCGCGCTGCGGCCCTTGGTGCCGTACCCGCAGATGATGACGTGGTCCTTCACGGTTCTCCTCCACCGCGACAGGCGACGGCCGGTCCGGTACTGCTCGGTCAGGACTTCCAGGGTGGTGCCGACCAGGATGATCAGGAAGAGCACCCGGGCGGGGGTGACGAACAGGACGTTGACCAGTCGCGCCGACGGGCTGGACGGGGCGATGTCGCCGTAACCGGTGGTGGAGAGCGACACCACCACGTAGTAGAAGCAGTCGAGGAGGGTCAGGCCGTCCCCGTTGACGTCGCGGTAGCCGTCGCGGTCGAGCCAGACCACGAAGACGGTGGCGAGGACCAGCCCCAGGGCGGCGAGCAGGCGCAGACTCAGCGCGCTCAGCGGCCCCCGCCGTTGCGCGGGAAAATGGATCACCGTCGGTCCCGCTCCGCCACCGTCGCCTGCACGCCCTCAAGATAGCGGGTACGCCCCGAACCGGCCGGCCGGGCCGGGGACCGGCCCTCCACCGCACGAGCGGTAAGGATCTCGTCACATTCATCGACGTGCCGCTGGGCAAGACTCGTAACCCACCGATCGTGACGAGGGGGAGTCGGATGCGTACACGTGCGGCACTGACCACGCTGGCCGTGGTCCTCGGGACGGCCCTGGCCGGCGCGTCGCCCGCGGTGGCGGGTCGGCCCGGGGACCGCCCGCCGGAGACGACCCGGCCCACGCGGCCGAAGCCCACCCCCGTCCCGTCACCGACCGTCTCCCCCCGGCCGACCGCCTCGCCGACGCCCACCGTGCGGCCCACGCCGACGGTGTCCCCCTCGCCCACCGCGCGCCCGACGCCGACCGCCTCGCCGTCGCCGTCCGGCACGCCGGCCCCCAGCACTCCGGCACCGATGCCGACGGCGAAGCGGACCGCCGAGGTGCTGCCGGGGCTGGACGACAGCCGGAGCACCACGGCCTACGACGTCAACTCGGCCGGGGTGGTGGTCGGGTCGGCGGAACTGGCCAACGGCGACTGGCACGCGGTGCGGTGGGTCGACGGGCGGATCGAGGACCTGGGCACGCTCGGCGGCCGCACCAGTCAGGCCCAGGCGATCGACGAGCGGGGTCGTATCGTCGGCACGGCCCAGGCCGCCGACGGCAGCAGCCACGCCGTCGCCTGGGTGGACGGGAAGATCCAGGACCTCGGGCTGACCGGCGGCATCTTCTCGATCGCGTTCGACACGGCCGGGGACCGGATCGTCGGCGTCTATCACGTGACCGACAGCTTCACCGGACGGCGGGCATTCGTCCGGACCGGGGACACCGAGGTCACGATCGACGCGCCGCCGGGCGCGAGTGCCGCCGCGGTCAACGAGGCCGGTACGGTCACCGGCACCTACGGCTTCAAGGAGTGGACCGACCCTCCGTTCGTCAACCAGGCGTTCGTCTGGCGCGACGGCGTCCTCCGGTCGCTCGGCACGCTCGGCGGGCCCACCAGCGTCGCGAACGGCATCAACGATCTCGGTCAGGTGGTCGGCACGAGCTGGACCGCCGACGGCCAGTTCGCCGCGTTCTTCTGGGACGGCGCGACGATGCGCCGGCTGGCCACCAGCTCGGCCTCCCCGACGGCACAGTCGCTGAACGACTCGGGTCTGGTGATCGGCACCGACGGCACCGGCAGCCGGGCGATGATCTGGCCGTCGCCGACGGCGAGCTCGCAGCTGCTGCCGCTGCCGGACGGGGCGGTGAGCAGCGTCGCGATCAACGTCAACGACGCCGGTGTCATCGCCGGGCAGGCGAACTTCGTCTCGCCGAGCTGGCACAGCCGAGCGGTCGTCTGGCGGTGACCGGAACCGGTCCGGTCGGCACCACGGGGGCCGACCGGGCCGGTCCGACCCGCCGGGACAGGGCATGATGGGTGGCGTCGGCGAACGGCGACCGCGAGGAGGCCGGCATGTCGTTGCTGCGACGGGTGATCGGCGGAGTGCTGCGGCGGATCCGCCTGCGTCAGGGCCGCACGCTGCGCGAGGTGGCCCAGGCCGCCGGGGTCTCCCTGCCCTACCTCTCCGAGGTCGAGCGCGGCCGCAAGGAGGCGTCCTCCGAGGTGCTGGCCGCGATCTGCCGGGCGCTCGGGATCCACCTCGCCGACCTGCTGGAAGAGGCGCGCGACGAGCTGCGCCGCGAGCGGCCCACGCCGGTCGGCACCGCCATTCCGCTGGCCCGCCTCGACCGCGCGCCGGCCGCCCGCACCGGCCCACACCTGCGGGTCGGCCCGCCCCGGTTGTCCGTCACCCGCCGGCCCACCACGTCGCCCCGGACCTCGGTGGCCCAGCGGCCGGCGGTCTCGCTCCGCCCGCCGGTCGCCCGTCGGCCGGTCACCGCCATGCCCCTGCTCGGTGGCGCGCGGCGCGCCGAGCGGCTCGGGCCGACACCGGTCGGCCCCGCCCTCGACGCCACCACCCCGATCGGGTTCGGCGGCGGCATCCGGATCTGGCCGACCCCCTCCGCCCCGACCGTCCGCCCGCGTCCGCGTACCTCGCCGGCGGTGGCCCGGCGGCGGGCCCGCGCCGGCCGGCGGCGCGCGGTCGCCGCGTAGCTTCTGCCCAGGGCGAATCTGCCCCGGGCAGAAAGCCTGGGCCGCGGGGGTGCGCCCGACGGACGCTGGAGACCGCCGGCTCGCCGGGCGGTTCCCCGCCCACCGGCGGCACGGAGGTGGGCGGTCATGGGTGGTGGCATCTGGATGCTGGACGAGGGGCAGCCGGCCTTCGGTGACCGGGTCTTCGAGCGGCTGCTGAAGGAGCGGATCATCTTCCTCGGCACCGAGGTCACCGACGCCTCGGCCAACCAGATCTGCGCGCAGATCCTGCTCCTCGCGGCGGAGGACCCGGAGCGGGACATCTTCCTCTACATCAACTCGCCGGGCGGCTCGGTCAGCGCCGGCATGGCCGTCTACGACACCATGCGGTACGTCAACAACGACGTGGCCACGCTGGCGCTGGGGATGGCCGGGTCGATGGGGCAGTTCCTGCTCTGCGCCGGGGCCGCGGGCAAGCGGTTCGCGCTGCCGCACGCGCGGATCATGATGCACCAGCCCTCCGGCGGGATGGGCGGCACGGCGGCCGACATCACCATCCAGGCCGAGAACATGCTGCACGTGAAGCGCACGATGCAGGAGCTGATCGCGGAGCACAGCGGGCACACGCTGGAGGAGATCCAGCGGGACTGGGACCGGGACCGCTGGTTCACCGCCGAGGAGGCCCGCGACTACGGCCTCGTCGACCAGGTGCTCTCCCGCGTCGACCAGCTCGCCGCCTGAGCCGGACGGCCCGGCCGGTCGCGCCGGCCGGGCCGTCCGCCACGGTCAGGGGTAACTGACCACCGGGCTGGTGCCGTAGGAGCCGACCACCGGGGTGCCGGCCTCGTTGATCGTCCGCTCGATCCCGCCGCTGCCGTTCAGGAACACGGTGATCGCGTCGTGGAACCGCACGCCGGCCCGGCGCGGCGCCTCGATCGCCCGGTCGCAGCGGATGTCCACGCCCTGGTTGAAGTACGCGTAGACGCCGAGCCCCCACGCCTCGTGCGTGCGGACGTGGTCGGCCACCTTGTAGGAGGCCCAGCCGTTGCCGGTGGGGCTGCGCCAGGCCGCCTGACTCGGCGGGTCGTAGGGCAGCTCGCTCTGGTAGAACACGGTCCGCCCGCGCTCGCCGTTCCAGATCGTCTGCCAGCGCTGGTAGTGCTCCACGAAGAGCCCGTACGCGGTCACGTCGTCGCCGTTGACGACCACGCCGGTGGCGGCGGTGTTCACGGTCCAGCCGATGGTGCCCGGCCGGCCGTGGTCGCCGCGCCAGGCCCAGATGTTGTCGATCAGCGTGTGCCGGCTGTTGACGACCAGGCTGGTCACCGCGCGCCCGGCGTACGGGCCGCCGATGCGGAAGAAGACGTCCTGGAGCGAGATCGGATTCGTGGCGTGCGACCGGTGGCAGTGCCGTCCACCGACCTCGACCAGCACCTCCGACTCGACCGGCCCGGCGTCCACCAGCACCCCGGCGATCCGTACCCCGTCGACGTCCTCGATCCGCAGCGCCGCGTCGCCGCCAGTCGGCACGAGGCTCGGCATGCCGAGGCCGAGCACGACGGTGTTCGGCAGGCGGACCCGCAGCGCCCGGTCCAGGTGGTAGACGCCGGGGGTGAGCAGCAGGTGCCGGCCCCGGGCGAGTTCGGTGTTGATCCGTCGGGCGGAGTCGGTGGGCCGGGCGAGGTAGAAGTCGGACAGCGGCAGCGAGGGCACCGGCGCCCCGCCGGCGCCCCAGGTGGTGCCCGCGGTGTCCCGGCGCGGGCGGGGCACGGCGACGCGCCAGCGGCCCGCGCCGTCGACGAAGAGGTACGGCTTCTCCCGGGTCACCGGGCTGGTCGGCAGCGTGGTGTACGGCGGGTCGGGGAAACCCTGCGCGGGCGCGCCGACCACACCGGAGAAGACCTGGTTCCAGACTCCGTTGGTCCAGTCGCCGCCGAGTTCGCTGTCCCGGGTGAGCCACTGCTGCTGGGATCCGTTGATGGTGATCCCGTCCACCCTGGAGTCGGCGATGTAGCCGCCGCTGGAGTAGCCGCCGTTGCCGGGTTCCAGCCACAGCACGCCCTTGATGTGCACCCGGCGCATCGGGGACGCCTGCGAGACGGCCCACTGGTTCGACCAGTCGGTGGGGCTCACGGCGAGGTTCTCCGCCGAGCGCCAGAAGTTGGTCAGCGCGGAGATGCCGGCGGGTGAGTTCGGGTCGGGCTGCCCGACCACCCGGACCGCACCGTGGATCTCCACGTCGTCCGGGTGCGCGCCGAGCCCGGCGACGGTCGTGTAGTAGCCGAGCCGGGCGCCCACCTCGTAGCGGCCGGGCTTGAACAGCACGGCGTAGCGGTCGAAGCCCATCTCGTTGTGTTCCTGGGCGGTGAAGATCCGGTCCAGGGTGGACTGGATCTCCGCGGCCGGCGTGCTCGGGTCGAAGACGTGCACGTGGGGCCCGAAGTCGGGCTCCCGGGTCGGGCGTGCCGGCGGGGACGCGACGGCGGCGCCGGCCGGGAGGCCGAGGGCGGTGAGCGAGGCCGCCGAGGCGGTGAGCGTGAGGAAACGGCGGCGGGAGGGGTCGGGTGATCGCATCTGCCTGCCTGTTCGGTGATGGTGGGAGAGCGCTCTCCTGGCCGTTCCTACCTCATCGCCGTCGATCCCGCCAGAGCCCGCCGGTTCCGGAACCGGGAAGGATCTCGACGCCGCGAGGGTTGCGCCTCAAGAAAGTTGAACTCGCAACCACAGGGAGCGCGCCCATGTCCATCGCCGTCACCGGGGCCACCGGCCAGCTCGGCCGCCTCATCGTCACCGCGCTGCTCGACTGCGGCGTACCGGCCGGGGAGATCATCGCGGTCGGCCGCGACACCGACCGGCTCGCCGACCTCGCCGGCCACGGGGTCGTCACCCGCCGGGCCGACTACGACGACCCCGACTCCCTGCGCGCCGCCTTCGCCGGCGCCGAGAAGCTGATGTTCGTCTCCGGCAGCGAGGTCGGCCGTCGCCGACCACAGCACGCCAACGTGGTGACCGCCGCCCGGGAGGCCGGCGTCGGGCTGGTGGTCTACACCAGCATCGCCCACGCCGACACCTCCGGCCTGCTGCTCGCCGGCGAACACCGGGACACCGAGCAGCTCCTGCACGACTCGGGCCTGCCGTCCGTGTTCCTGCGCAACAGCTGGTACCTGGAGAACTACACCGGCCAGCTCGACGCGTACCGGGAGCACGGAGTGACCGGCGCGGCGGGCGACGGGCGGGTCAGCGCCGCCACCCGCGCGGACCTCGCCGAGGCCGCCGCCGTGGTGCTCACCCGCGACGACCACACCCCGGTGTACGAGCTGGGCGGCGCGCCGTTCAGCCTCACCGAACTGGCCGCCGAGGTCAGCCGCCAGACCGGCGTTCCGGTCGGCTACACCGACCTGCCGGCGGACCGCTTCACCGAGGCGCTGGTCGCCGCCGGCCTGCCCGAGGGGTACGCGGCAGTCCTCGCCGACGCCGACCGGGGGATCGCCCGCGGCGAGCTGGAGGTCGGCGACGACCTCGCAAAGCTGCTCGGCCGCGAGCCGACCACCCTGGCCGAGGCGATCCGCGCCGCGCTCTGAGGACCGGTCGGCGCGCCTGGCCGCCCGTGGCGGCGGCCAGGCGCGCCGCGTCGTTCAGGCGCGCTCGGCGCGCTGCTTCACCAGGTCGTCGACCAGGCTCTCCACGTAGTCGGCCGTCTCCTCCCAGCGGGTGACGGCGACGCTGCGGATGCCCATGGCCTTGACCGGGTAGTCGTTGCCACCCACGTCGAGCCGGTCACCGACGAAGAGCACGTTGTCGATCTTCAGGTCCAGGCACTCCAGCAGCTTCCGCATGCCGTACGCCTTGTCCACACCCTTGCGGGTGACGTCGATCGAGGTCGAGCCGCCACCACGGACCTCCAGGTCCGGCAGCTTCGCCGCGACCGCGTCCCGCAGCCGCTTCTTCTTGTCGCCGTCCGGGTCCCAGCCGTACTTCTCGGCCGGCGGCGCGGACTGCCCCAACGCCGAGAACGTGATCTGGCTGCCCCGGTCCTCGATGATGTCGCCCCAGGTCTTCGCCTCCCACAGGCCGAGCGCCTGCGCCGACTCGGTCAGCGCCGCGACGACCCGGGCCTTGTCGGCCTCGGTCAGGTCCTCGGCGTAGACCTGCCGCCAGTCCCCGTCCGACCAGCGGTAGTAGCGGGTGCCGCAGGTCGGCATCAGGTGCAGGCGGGCGCGCTGCTCCTCGGTGAGGTCGAGGTGGGTCAGCACCTGCGACTGGAACTGCTCGAACCGCCCACCCGAGATGATCAGGACGTCCACCTCGGTGAGCAGGTGGCCGAGCAGATCCGCCATCCGACGATCGATCTGGGACTTGGAAATCGCCAGGGTGTCGTCGAGGTCGAACGCCACCACTCGAAGATCGTTCACGAACACCTCATGTCGTCGCGGGCAGGCCAGGACTAGCAGGGTACCGACGGTGACCCTCCGGCGTCCGCGAGCCCCGATCGTCACGCCACGCAGCCTTCTGGTCGCAGGCTATCGCCTCCGCCGCTCAGTCGCGGCCGTGGGCAGCGGAAACGTCCGCGTAGACCACCCCGTCGGCGCACG
Encoded here:
- a CDS encoding adenylyl cyclase, which gives rise to MRSPDPSRRRFLTLTASAASLTALGLPAGAAVASPPARPTREPDFGPHVHVFDPSTPAAEIQSTLDRIFTAQEHNEMGFDRYAVLFKPGRYEVGARLGYYTTVAGLGAHPDDVEIHGAVRVVGQPDPNSPAGISALTNFWRSAENLAVSPTDWSNQWAVSQASPMRRVHIKGVLWLEPGNGGYSSGGYIADSRVDGITINGSQQQWLTRDSELGGDWTNGVWNQVFSGVVGAPAQGFPDPPYTTLPTSPVTREKPYLFVDGAGRWRVAVPRPRRDTAGTTWGAGGAPVPSLPLSDFYLARPTDSARRINTELARGRHLLLTPGVYHLDRALRVRLPNTVVLGLGMPSLVPTGGDAALRIEDVDGVRIAGVLVDAGPVESEVLVEVGGRHCHRSHATNPISLQDVFFRIGGPYAGRAVTSLVVNSRHTLIDNIWAWRGDHGRPGTIGWTVNTAATGVVVNGDDVTAYGLFVEHYQRWQTIWNGERGRTVFYQSELPYDPPSQAAWRSPTGNGWASYKVADHVRTHEAWGLGVYAYFNQGVDIRCDRAIEAPRRAGVRFHDAITVFLNGSGGIERTINEAGTPVVGSYGTSPVVSYP
- a CDS encoding HAD-IIB family hydrolase, with the translated sequence MNDLRVVAFDLDDTLAISKSQIDRRMADLLGHLLTEVDVLIISGGRFEQFQSQVLTHLDLTEEQRARLHLMPTCGTRYYRWSDGDWRQVYAEDLTEADKARVVAALTESAQALGLWEAKTWGDIIEDRGSQITFSALGQSAPPAEKYGWDPDGDKKKRLRDAVAAKLPDLEVRGGGSTSIDVTRKGVDKAYGMRKLLECLDLKIDNVLFVGDRLDVGGNDYPVKAMGIRSVAVTRWEETADYVESLVDDLVKQRAERA
- a CDS encoding SDR family oxidoreductase yields the protein MSIAVTGATGQLGRLIVTALLDCGVPAGEIIAVGRDTDRLADLAGHGVVTRRADYDDPDSLRAAFAGAEKLMFVSGSEVGRRRPQHANVVTAAREAGVGLVVYTSIAHADTSGLLLAGEHRDTEQLLHDSGLPSVFLRNSWYLENYTGQLDAYREHGVTGAAGDGRVSAATRADLAEAAAVVLTRDDHTPVYELGGAPFSLTELAAEVSRQTGVPVGYTDLPADRFTEALVAAGLPEGYAAVLADADRGIARGELEVGDDLAKLLGREPTTLAEAIRAAL